Within Pseudomonas tructae, the genomic segment GCGCCCAGGTACGCCGGGTGGAGCCCGATGGCCAGAGCATTCATGCCCTGCTCGATGCCGTGGCCGAGGTCGAAACCCTGAGCTGGAAAGGCGATGACGAGGTCGGCATCTTCTCCGGGCCCCAGCGCCGCCAGTGGATGTACCAGGCCTTCAGCGCCCTGGCCGAACGCGGCCTACTGCGACTGGTGCTGCTGGAACTGGGCGGCCGCTGCATCAGCTACCGCCTGGGCCTGTACGAGCGGGGCCGGATCTACGACTACAACCTGGCCTTCGTGCCCGCCCATGCTGACCTGGGCAGTGGCCGGGTGCTGCTCGAAGAATGGATTCACTGGGGCCTGGACGACGGCTGGGAGTGGATCGATGCCTCGCGGGTCAGCCTCAACAACTCCAGCCACCAATTGCATGAACGCATGAGCGGCCAGCTCGAGCACCAGCGCCTGAGCTTCTACAGCTGGCGCCCCAGTGGTATTGCCCTGGGCCTGGCGTTGCGCCTGTGGCGCCGCTTCAAGCCGCAACTGCAACGCTTGCGCACACCAACACCGGCGCCCGGCGCCAAACCGCCCCCCAAGCAGGAGAACGTGGATGCCCTCCCTGGTCATAGTCAACGCTGACGACTTCGGCCTCAGCGCCCATACCAACGCGGTGATCCTCCATG encodes:
- a CDS encoding GNAT family N-acetyltransferase; amino-acid sequence: MSLDLQWYPSLAAADFPAAEYEHLRQQLADSTPFNHLGWLQAAEAVLTGDQQLQVLVGRDQGRLCLCLALVRSRERFGPLKAQVVRHLGYPLSDRIALLSDLPSGADAQVLRAIRKQLPHALLQLDEVPAHASAQGLLQRWARRSSTYEQRLSCQVPVHRIVAQDREEISGDARYKLRRARKRIAACGAQVRRVEPDGQSIHALLDAVAEVETLSWKGDDEVGIFSGPQRRQWMYQAFSALAERGLLRLVLLELGGRCISYRLGLYERGRIYDYNLAFVPAHADLGSGRVLLEEWIHWGLDDGWEWIDASRVSLNNSSHQLHERMSGQLEHQRLSFYSWRPSGIALGLALRLWRRFKPQLQRLRTPTPAPGAKPPPKQENVDALPGHSQR